In one Bacillota bacterium genomic region, the following are encoded:
- a CDS encoding archease, with amino-acid sequence MGVYLLDRGADLRLKSTGGSLAEALAHLVLGMYALMVKGPVKPVQEWVAEASGPRCLAVPDLLNEVLFLYETEGAIASCVDIRLGEEGISAVLAGETFQQHRHLAIRNIKAATYQDVIATDTSVEVTLDV; translated from the coding sequence ATGGGCGTTTATCTCCTGGATAGAGGGGCCGACCTGAGGCTGAAGTCAACCGGGGGCTCGCTCGCTGAGGCCCTCGCCCACCTTGTGCTCGGCATGTATGCCTTAATGGTGAAAGGGCCCGTCAAGCCCGTCCAGGAGTGGGTGGCCGAGGCTTCAGGCCCACGCTGCCTCGCGGTCCCAGACCTTCTCAACGAAGTTCTCTTCCTTTACGAGACGGAGGGGGCAATCGCCTCGTGTGTTGACATAAGGCTTGGCGAAGAAGGTATATCAGCCGTCCTTGCCGGAGAAACCTTTCAGCAGCATCGCCACCTGGCCATCAGAAACATCAAGGCCGCTACCTACCAAGACGTAATCGCGACGGACACCTCTGTTGAGGTTACCCTGGATGTGTAA
- a CDS encoding RtcB family protein has protein sequence MTSDYKGPLTQRDETTWVIPADPERGMRVPGVIYATREMIQDILRDQAPEQVANVACLPGIVKASLAMPDIHWGYGFPIGGVAAMSMDQGVIAPGGIGYDINCGVRLVCSSLNRAEIQPRLHRVLEEMFRSIPSGVGSKGAISLSKRDLEEVLLGGAPWAVKHGYGVDRDVEFCEERGQMREADPEHVSDKARKRGLDQLGTLGSGNHFIEVDVVAEIHERELADAFGLSPGMVVFQVHSGSRGLGHQVCTDHLKVMSRALVDYGVRVPDAQLACAPLGSPEGQAYYKAMACAANFAWANRQCLTHFLRQAVATALGSSPGGLGLHLVYDVAHNIARTEDHRLEGNPVILCVHRKGATRSFGPGHPSLPAAYQSSGQPVLVPGDMGRKSWVLAGTQESMGKTFGSTCHGSGRLLSRAAAKKAIKGASLRSRLKAEGILVRAGSDTALAEEAPEAYKDVDDVVGVVARANLSRLVAVLKPLAVMKG, from the coding sequence TTGACCAGTGACTATAAGGGACCACTCACCCAGCGGGACGAGACAACCTGGGTAATCCCCGCCGACCCGGAGAGAGGCATGCGGGTCCCGGGGGTCATCTACGCTACTAGAGAGATGATCCAGGACATCCTGAGGGATCAAGCTCCCGAACAGGTTGCGAATGTAGCATGCCTGCCGGGAATAGTTAAGGCATCCCTAGCCATGCCCGATATCCACTGGGGGTATGGGTTCCCCATTGGCGGGGTGGCCGCGATGTCAATGGACCAGGGGGTGATAGCCCCAGGAGGCATCGGCTATGACATCAACTGCGGTGTCAGGCTGGTGTGTTCCAGCCTCAACAGGGCAGAGATCCAGCCCAGGCTGCACCGGGTGCTCGAGGAGATGTTCCGGAGCATTCCCTCGGGTGTGGGTTCAAAGGGAGCCATTTCCCTGAGCAAGCGGGACCTAGAGGAGGTGCTTCTAGGCGGGGCGCCATGGGCGGTCAAGCACGGTTACGGGGTAGACCGGGACGTCGAGTTTTGCGAAGAGCGAGGCCAGATGAGAGAAGCAGACCCGGAGCATGTAAGCGACAAGGCTCGGAAACGGGGACTTGATCAGCTGGGTACGCTCGGATCCGGCAATCACTTCATCGAAGTGGACGTGGTTGCCGAGATTCACGAGAGGGAACTGGCGGACGCCTTCGGGCTCAGTCCTGGGATGGTTGTATTCCAGGTACACTCAGGTTCCCGGGGCCTGGGACACCAGGTGTGTACAGATCACCTTAAAGTGATGTCCCGGGCTCTGGTGGATTATGGCGTACGCGTTCCGGATGCCCAGCTGGCCTGTGCCCCACTAGGGTCCCCGGAGGGACAGGCATACTACAAGGCCATGGCTTGCGCCGCAAACTTCGCCTGGGCGAACCGTCAATGCCTGACCCACTTCCTGAGGCAGGCTGTCGCCACGGCCCTGGGTTCCAGCCCAGGCGGGTTGGGGCTACACCTCGTGTATGATGTTGCCCACAATATTGCCAGGACCGAGGACCACCGGCTGGAGGGCAACCCCGTCATCTTGTGTGTCCACAGGAAGGGGGCCACCCGGTCCTTCGGCCCTGGGCATCCCTCGCTGCCTGCTGCATATCAATCATCCGGCCAGCCCGTACTGGTACCAGGGGACATGGGAAGGAAGTCCTGGGTACTGGCGGGAACCCAGGAATCCATGGGAAAGACCTTCGGCTCGACGTGTCACGGCTCAGGCAGGCTGCTCTCCAGGGCAGCCGCGAAGAAGGCCATAAAGGGTGCCTCCCTACGTAGCCGCCTCAAGGCAGAGGGGATCCTCGTAAGGGCCGGGAGCGATACAGCCTTGGCTGAGGAGGCCCCTGAGGCATACAAGGACGTGGATGACGTTGTGGGCGTAGTTGCCCGCGCCAACCTATCCCGGCTGGTGGCAGTCTTGAAGCCCCTGGCGGTTATGAAGGGATAG
- a CDS encoding lactate utilization protein → MSSVEELRAWYREARASRVVDALKRRGYSACYVPDAAAARKKTLEIVPPGSLLATGGSMTLRQAGILDALLDRGDHFITDPSLPYGAELLEQRRKALNCDVYLTSTNALTEDGVLVNIDGTGNRVASMVFGPRTVVIIAGVNKITADLDEAMLRARHYAAVLNAKRLNCDTPCATKGECLDCRSPGRICRVLTIMERCPAETAVQVVLVGEELGF, encoded by the coding sequence ATGTCCAGTGTGGAAGAACTAAGGGCATGGTACAGAGAGGCAAGGGCCAGTAGAGTGGTAGATGCCCTCAAGCGCCGGGGGTATTCAGCGTGTTACGTACCCGATGCGGCTGCAGCCCGGAAGAAGACCCTGGAGATAGTGCCACCCGGTTCATTGCTGGCCACTGGCGGCTCAATGACTCTTCGCCAGGCTGGCATCCTTGATGCCCTCCTGGACCGGGGCGACCACTTCATTACAGATCCATCCTTGCCCTACGGAGCTGAGCTCCTGGAACAGAGAAGGAAGGCCTTGAACTGCGACGTCTACCTCACCAGCACCAACGCGCTAACCGAGGACGGAGTGCTTGTCAACATCGATGGCACCGGCAACAGGGTGGCCTCCATGGTGTTTGGTCCCAGGACTGTGGTGATAATTGCGGGTGTGAACAAGATCACCGCAGACCTCGACGAGGCTATGCTGAGGGCGCGGCACTACGCCGCGGTGCTGAATGCAAAGAGGCTCAATTGCGACACACCCTGTGCCACTAAGGGCGAATGTTTGGATTGCCGGTCCCCCGGGCGGATCTGCAGGGTGCTGACCATCATGGAGAGATGTCCAGCGGAAACCGCTGTACAGGTAGTCCTGGTAGGAGAGGAACTAGGTTTCTAA
- a CDS encoding S-methyl-5'-thioadenosine phosphorylase: protein MESAEIGVFGGSGFYGFLEDFEELKVNTPYGAPSSKVALGKVGTKNVAFLPRHGADHQYPPHAINYRANIWAFREVGVKRVIGPCAAGSLQPHVKPGEFVICDQMVDRTWGRKDTFYDGPVTTHVSFADPYCPECRQAAGRAASHLRIPCHDRGTVVVIQGPRFSTKAESKWFGQMGWEVINMTQYPEAILARELGMCYVNISLITDYDVGLEGSPEIKPVTHEEVIRVFRENNHRLRGLLFRMVEELADDRTCECEAIAKAGGMG, encoded by the coding sequence ATGGAATCAGCGGAGATCGGGGTCTTCGGCGGATCAGGGTTCTATGGTTTCCTGGAGGATTTCGAGGAACTCAAGGTAAACACGCCCTACGGAGCACCTAGTTCGAAGGTGGCGCTGGGGAAGGTCGGAACCAAGAACGTGGCGTTCCTGCCAAGGCACGGTGCGGACCACCAGTACCCGCCTCATGCCATCAACTACCGGGCTAACATCTGGGCCTTCCGGGAAGTGGGGGTCAAACGGGTCATCGGCCCCTGCGCAGCGGGAAGCCTCCAGCCCCATGTGAAGCCTGGTGAGTTCGTCATATGCGATCAGATGGTCGACAGGACCTGGGGCAGGAAAGACACCTTCTATGATGGACCCGTGACCACCCACGTGAGCTTCGCGGATCCCTATTGCCCCGAATGCCGGCAGGCAGCGGGTCGAGCAGCCTCACACTTGCGTATACCGTGCCACGACCGGGGAACAGTGGTGGTAATACAGGGCCCTCGGTTCTCCACCAAGGCCGAGAGCAAGTGGTTTGGTCAGATGGGCTGGGAGGTCATCAACATGACCCAGTATCCCGAGGCAATTCTCGCCCGGGAACTGGGCATGTGTTACGTGAACATCAGCCTCATAACCGACTACGATGTGGGGCTAGAGGGCTCCCCGGAGATCAAGCCCGTCACCCACGAGGAGGTCATTAGGGTCTTCCGCGAAAACAACCACCGGCTGAGGGGACTGCTCTTCCGAATGGTGGAGGAACTGGCGGATGACAGGACCTGTGAGTGTGAAGCCATAGCCAAGGCGGGAGGCATGGGATGA
- the mtnA gene encoding S-methyl-5-thioribose-1-phosphate isomerase, with amino-acid sequence MKDISPVEYRDGTVVLLDQRALPGEVRYVQCRTVTEMAEAIRNLTVRGAPAIGVSAAYGMAMAARQAPGDLQVALDEAASMLAGTRPTAVNLFWAINRMQAKARGLVGMPREEVVAVLENEAKAIHDEDVSMNRRIGHHGAGLIREGAGVLTHCNAGALATGGFGTALGVVRAAFEAGTRFRVLATETRPVLQGARLTTWELTQDGIPVTLITDSMAAHFMAVGQVDLVVVGADRIAANGDVANKIGTYGLSVLARAHGIPLYVAAPCSTMDLSIPDGTSIAIEERDPEEVRSIGGKSVAPREVPVLNPAFDITPARYITGIISERGVLRPPYEMSLKAAMLD; translated from the coding sequence ATGAAAGACATATCACCGGTGGAGTACCGGGACGGCACCGTTGTACTCCTTGACCAGAGGGCCCTGCCGGGTGAGGTCCGCTACGTCCAGTGCAGAACGGTAACGGAAATGGCCGAGGCCATACGGAACCTTACGGTAAGGGGAGCCCCTGCCATAGGGGTGAGCGCCGCCTACGGCATGGCCATGGCGGCTCGGCAGGCTCCCGGCGACCTTCAGGTCGCACTGGACGAGGCTGCCAGCATGCTGGCAGGCACACGCCCCACCGCAGTGAACCTGTTCTGGGCTATCAACAGGATGCAGGCGAAGGCGCGAGGCCTCGTGGGCATGCCCAGGGAGGAGGTGGTAGCTGTTCTGGAGAACGAGGCCAAGGCTATCCACGACGAGGATGTCTCAATGAACCGGCGGATTGGACATCACGGCGCAGGCCTTATTCGAGAAGGGGCAGGTGTCCTCACGCACTGCAACGCTGGGGCCCTGGCAACAGGGGGGTTCGGGACCGCGCTGGGTGTGGTGCGGGCGGCCTTTGAGGCTGGGACCAGGTTCAGGGTGTTGGCCACGGAGACCAGGCCTGTGCTCCAGGGGGCGAGGCTGACTACCTGGGAACTCACACAGGACGGGATTCCTGTGACACTTATCACCGACAGCATGGCGGCGCACTTCATGGCGGTTGGGCAGGTGGATCTAGTGGTAGTTGGAGCTGACCGGATTGCGGCAAACGGGGATGTGGCAAACAAGATCGGTACCTACGGCCTGTCGGTGCTAGCTCGCGCACATGGCATACCCCTCTACGTCGCGGCGCCGTGTTCTACCATGGACCTGTCCATTCCAGACGGAACCTCAATAGCCATTGAGGAGAGAGACCCAGAAGAGGTAAGAAGCATAGGAGGGAAGAGCGTTGCTCCCAGGGAGGTTCCCGTGCTTAACCCAGCCTTTGACATTACGCCGGCCCGTTACATCACTGGCATCATCAGTGAGCGAGGGGTCTTGAGGCCGCCATACGAGATGAGCCTCAAAGCGGCCATGCTAGACTAG
- the serS gene encoding serine--tRNA ligase, with protein sequence MLDIKFIRQNPDTVKDAIGKKGMGSEIDVDALLALDENRRSLLLEVEELKSLRNRVSEEVGHKRKCGEDIKDLTENMRFVSQKIKDLDANLAEVQAEIDERLLWIPNVPHPSAPVGPDETCNVEVKKWGTPRHFQFAPKGHWELGTDLGILDFERAAKITGARFTVFQGMGARLVRAIIAFMIDLHTTEHGYQEVLPPFMVNRDSMIGTGQLPKFEEDTFKLREQDYYLVPTAEVPVTNLHRDEILNAEDLPIYYVAYTPCFRSEAGSHGRDTRGLIRQHQFDKVEMVKFVTPETSYDELEALTDNAAEVLRRLHLPYRIIEMCTGDMGFTQTKKYDVEVWMPSYKRYVEISSCSNFTDFQARRAGIRYRPAQGAKPEFVHTLNGSGLAVGRTLAAIIENCQTADGTVDIPEALQPYMGGLQVVTGASQRPIGLLG encoded by the coding sequence ATGCTGGATATCAAGTTCATCAGGCAGAACCCGGATACGGTGAAGGATGCGATCGGGAAGAAGGGTATGGGCAGCGAGATAGATGTGGATGCCCTCCTTGCCCTGGATGAGAACAGGCGCTCCCTCCTTCTGGAGGTTGAGGAGCTCAAGAGCCTCAGGAACCGCGTATCCGAAGAGGTGGGTCACAAAAGGAAGTGCGGCGAAGACATCAAGGACCTGACCGAGAACATGAGATTTGTGTCTCAGAAGATCAAGGATCTGGATGCGAATCTTGCGGAGGTCCAAGCCGAAATTGACGAGAGGCTTCTATGGATTCCCAATGTGCCGCACCCCTCCGCGCCAGTGGGTCCCGACGAAACCTGCAACGTTGAAGTGAAAAAGTGGGGGACCCCTAGACACTTCCAGTTTGCTCCCAAAGGCCACTGGGAACTCGGAACTGATCTGGGCATACTGGATTTCGAGCGTGCCGCCAAGATCACGGGAGCCCGGTTCACCGTGTTCCAGGGCATGGGCGCCCGGCTCGTCAGGGCTATCATAGCGTTCATGATAGACCTGCACACGACTGAACACGGTTACCAGGAGGTTCTGCCCCCATTCATGGTCAACCGGGATTCAATGATTGGTACTGGGCAGCTACCCAAGTTCGAGGAGGATACCTTTAAGCTTAGGGAACAGGACTACTACCTTGTTCCCACAGCCGAGGTCCCGGTCACGAACCTTCATCGCGATGAGATCCTGAATGCAGAGGACCTTCCCATCTACTACGTGGCCTACACTCCCTGCTTCCGGTCTGAGGCTGGCTCGCACGGGAGAGATACCCGGGGGCTCATCCGCCAGCACCAGTTTGACAAGGTAGAAATGGTGAAGTTCGTGACTCCCGAGACCTCCTATGACGAGCTTGAGGCCCTGACAGACAACGCTGCCGAGGTTCTCAGGAGGTTACATCTTCCATATAGGATAATTGAAATGTGCACGGGAGACATGGGGTTCACCCAGACAAAGAAGTATGATGTTGAGGTATGGATGCCTAGCTATAAGCGGTATGTAGAGATCTCGTCTTGCAGCAACTTCACAGATTTCCAGGCGCGCAGGGCAGGTATTCGCTATAGGCCAGCCCAGGGAGCTAAGCCTGAATTCGTGCACACGCTTAATGGATCGGGCCTGGCGGTGGGGCGTACGCTCGCTGCCATTATTGAGAACTGCCAGACTGCAGATGGCACTGTGGATATACCAGAAGCCCTCCAGCCCTACATGGGCGGGCTTCAGGTCGTGACCGGAGCCAGCCAGAGACCTATTGGCTTGTTGGGGTGA
- the tadA gene encoding tRNA adenosine(34) deaminase TadA gives MEHEAFMSMALAEARKAFEAREVPIGAVVVLDGQVIGRGHNLRERLQDPTAHAEILAIREAGLRARGWRLTGSTLYVTVEPCPMCFGAALQARVERLVYGAKDPKAGACGSVVDLALAEGFNHKVEVIPGILESECRSLLREFFQRLRVVSGGMPELAERARLENG, from the coding sequence ATGGAGCATGAAGCCTTCATGAGCATGGCTCTTGCGGAGGCCCGGAAGGCCTTCGAGGCCAGGGAGGTACCTATCGGTGCCGTCGTGGTCCTGGATGGCCAGGTTATAGGCCGGGGCCACAACCTCAGGGAGAGACTGCAAGACCCCACGGCCCACGCAGAGATCCTAGCGATTCGCGAGGCAGGCTTGAGGGCTAGGGGCTGGAGACTCACCGGCAGCACGCTCTACGTCACAGTGGAGCCCTGTCCTATGTGTTTCGGCGCCGCATTGCAGGCGCGAGTGGAGAGGTTAGTGTACGGGGCGAAGGATCCGAAGGCAGGGGCTTGCGGGTCAGTCGTGGATCTGGCTCTGGCTGAGGGTTTCAACCATAAGGTCGAGGTCATACCCGGTATCTTGGAGTCAGAATGCAGATCTCTCCTAAGGGAGTTCTTCCAAAGGCTCCGGGTTGTTTCTGGAGGGATGCCGGAGCTGGCTGAACGGGCCCGTCTCGAAAACGGGTAG
- the dnaX gene encoding DNA polymerase III subunit gamma/tau — translation MTYTALYREWRPKTFKEVVGQEHITRTLRNALAADRAAHAYIFTGPRGTGKTSVAKILARAVNCEKGAAQEPCSTCSVCHAIANGTCMDVIEIDAASNRGIGEIRDLREKVKYSPIDCRMKVYIIDEVHMLTPEAFNALLKTLEEPPEHAMFVLATTEPHRVPPTILSRCQRFDFHRLSEAEIRQRLADVAARIGVSVSDGAMETIARRAEGSLRDALGLLDQCAVYAEGDVKRDDVLEVLGRVGRNVVYQLAEAIGRGDVASALGQIDLFARQGVDLGQFLEDLRDHFRDLLVLLSVRDPAGLVDLSSEDDALYREQARVFGKERILSALDLLSKAGGEIRFSGRPQLWLELFAVRLCHARGYEEETACAAMPCQEKPKKAGPAKARAAGSSPGGVTLDTVEGVWQEVMLQARKLHAPLQALLLDAKPTAVEGETLVLCFRTAFHKGAMERASNARMLGDILESMVGQRLKISCQLRGDSQAVQSPSPPAGDPLDVVAEVFGGALVDLEDNEEGS, via the coding sequence TTGACATATACAGCCTTGTACCGCGAGTGGAGACCCAAGACCTTCAAGGAGGTCGTGGGTCAGGAACACATAACGCGTACACTGAGAAACGCACTTGCCGCTGATCGTGCGGCTCACGCCTACATCTTCACGGGACCCCGGGGTACAGGTAAAACCAGTGTTGCCAAGATACTGGCAAGGGCAGTCAACTGCGAGAAGGGCGCAGCCCAGGAGCCCTGCTCCACATGTAGCGTCTGCCACGCCATAGCCAACGGTACCTGTATGGACGTAATTGAGATTGATGCGGCCTCGAACCGGGGGATAGGAGAAATCCGCGACCTGAGAGAGAAGGTCAAGTACTCCCCCATAGACTGCCGGATGAAGGTTTATATCATTGACGAGGTTCACATGCTAACACCAGAGGCCTTTAATGCCCTCCTGAAGACCCTCGAGGAGCCTCCCGAGCACGCCATGTTCGTCCTTGCCACCACAGAGCCCCACAGGGTGCCCCCGACTATACTATCCCGGTGCCAGCGGTTTGACTTTCACCGTCTCTCAGAAGCGGAAATCAGGCAGCGCCTTGCAGACGTTGCGGCAAGGATCGGGGTCAGTGTATCTGATGGCGCGATGGAGACCATAGCAAGAAGGGCCGAGGGTTCTCTCAGGGATGCCCTTGGGCTCCTTGACCAGTGCGCTGTGTACGCAGAGGGGGACGTAAAAAGAGACGACGTTCTGGAAGTGCTGGGGCGGGTCGGGCGCAACGTTGTGTACCAGTTGGCTGAGGCAATAGGAAGAGGGGATGTGGCGTCTGCGCTAGGCCAGATCGATCTCTTCGCCCGCCAGGGGGTAGATCTTGGGCAGTTTCTCGAGGATCTGAGAGACCATTTCCGGGACCTCCTCGTACTACTCTCCGTCAGGGATCCGGCAGGCCTCGTAGACCTGAGTTCTGAGGACGACGCGCTCTATCGCGAACAGGCCAGGGTTTTCGGGAAGGAGCGCATATTGAGCGCGCTTGACCTGCTCTCCAAGGCTGGCGGTGAGATACGGTTTTCTGGTCGGCCGCAGTTGTGGCTTGAACTGTTTGCGGTGAGATTGTGCCATGCTCGTGGATATGAAGAAGAGACGGCTTGCGCTGCGATGCCGTGCCAGGAGAAGCCCAAGAAGGCTGGACCGGCCAAGGCACGGGCGGCCGGGTCCTCCCCCGGGGGTGTGACCTTGGACACGGTGGAGGGCGTGTGGCAGGAGGTAATGCTCCAAGCCAGGAAACTACACGCGCCCTTGCAGGCCCTGCTTCTTGATGCCAAGCCCACGGCCGTGGAAGGGGAGACCCTCGTTCTCTGCTTTCGCACCGCGTTCCACAAAGGGGCTATGGAGAGGGCATCCAACGCGCGAATGCTGGGCGACATCTTGGAGAGCATGGTGGGACAGCGGCTGAAGATATCTTGCCAGCTACGCGGGGACTCCCAGGCAGTCCAGAGCCCTTCGCCACCTGCAGGTGATCCCCTGGATGTGGTGGCAGAGGTTTTTGGCGGAGCTCTTGTAGACCTCGAGGATAATGAAGAGGGGAGTTAA
- a CDS encoding YbaB/EbfC family nucleoid-associated protein, with product MGLDMGKMLKQIQRMQSDMAKMQAELGEKTVEASAGGGMIAATFNGNLELKDIKIARDVIDPDDPEMLQDLVLACVNDGLKQAREMVNREMSKITGGLNIPGLM from the coding sequence ATGGGACTTGATATGGGCAAGATGCTCAAGCAGATCCAGCGGATGCAATCAGACATGGCGAAGATGCAGGCTGAGCTAGGTGAGAAAACAGTGGAGGCCTCAGCTGGCGGCGGCATGATAGCCGCCACCTTTAATGGTAACCTGGAACTCAAGGACATCAAGATTGCCCGGGATGTCATAGACCCGGATGATCCCGAAATGCTCCAAGACCTGGTTCTGGCATGCGTCAATGACGGATTGAAGCAGGCCAGGGAAATGGTGAACAGAGAGATGTCGAAGATTACCGGGGGCTTGAACATTCCCGGATTGATGTAA
- the recR gene encoding recombination mediator RecR, which yields MYYPRPMAKLIEELSRLPGIGPKTAQRLAFHLLNRPPDDVRRLATALTDARERLRYCSICFNLTDTDSCAMCTGGRDETVICVVEEPRDVAAMERTREFRGLYHVLHGAISPMDGIGPENLKVKELLSRLDASQVQEVIIATNPNIEGEATAMYLARLIKPLGIRITRIAHGIPVGGDLEYADEVTLTKALEGRRSL from the coding sequence ATGTACTATCCCCGCCCCATGGCAAAGCTTATAGAGGAGCTCAGCCGGTTACCGGGTATAGGCCCCAAGACCGCCCAGCGCCTAGCGTTTCACCTCCTCAACCGGCCACCGGACGATGTGAGGCGACTGGCGACAGCCCTGACCGATGCCAGAGAGAGGCTGAGGTACTGTTCTATTTGCTTCAACCTGACGGATACCGACTCCTGCGCCATGTGCACCGGCGGGCGTGACGAGACCGTGATCTGTGTAGTGGAGGAGCCTAGGGATGTGGCTGCAATGGAGAGGACTCGGGAGTTCCGAGGCCTTTACCATGTGCTGCATGGTGCCATATCCCCCATGGACGGGATAGGTCCGGAGAACCTAAAGGTAAAGGAACTGCTTTCCCGCCTTGATGCTTCTCAGGTGCAGGAGGTAATCATTGCTACCAATCCCAACATTGAAGGGGAAGCCACCGCTATGTACTTGGCCAGGCTGATCAAGCCCCTGGGCATCAGGATTACCAGGATCGCCCACGGAATCCCTGTCGGGGGCGACCTGGAGTATGCTGATGAAGTCACGCTTACTAAGGCGCTGGAAGGCCGCCGTTCCCTATAG
- a CDS encoding YaaL family protein → MHRILSFFSGLAARLVPHDEEVVQAEAPGLLRAVEEARREWMVAKAHFENVSDPELVDHAIYLMEAAQRKYMCVLRQAREENVTHPLEP, encoded by the coding sequence ATGCACAGGATCCTATCCTTTTTCTCGGGTTTGGCCGCCCGGCTGGTACCCCATGATGAGGAAGTGGTCCAGGCCGAGGCTCCAGGACTGCTTCGAGCAGTGGAAGAAGCCCGGAGAGAGTGGATGGTAGCCAAGGCTCACTTCGAGAACGTCTCAGACCCAGAACTAGTCGACCATGCCATTTACTTGATGGAGGCTGCCCAGCGAAAATACATGTGTGTGCTCAGGCAAGCCCGGGAGGAAAATGTGACCCACCCGCTAGAGCCATAG
- a CDS encoding pro-sigmaK processing inhibitor BofA family protein, with protein sequence MDNSMLLAYGAGLVLLYFLIRVLWIPAKLLVSLAYHMALGGLGLFVFNLVASYFGAHLPINLATAAIAGYLGVPGVALLVIVQRIV encoded by the coding sequence ATGGATAATAGCATGCTACTGGCCTACGGAGCTGGACTTGTTCTGCTCTACTTCCTTATCCGGGTGCTTTGGATACCCGCCAAGTTACTGGTTTCCCTAGCCTATCACATGGCCCTTGGCGGGTTAGGCCTCTTCGTTTTCAATCTAGTAGCCTCTTACTTTGGAGCCCACCTACCCATCAACCTCGCTACGGCTGCCATTGCCGGTTACCTTGGCGTTCCCGGTGTTGCTCTCCTCGTCATCGTCCAGCGGATTGTCTAG
- a CDS encoding 2-oxoacid:acceptor oxidoreductase family protein → MPELIEIRWHARGGQGAKTAAVMLAEAASAAGRYIQGFPEYGPERMGAPILAFNRISEAPITLHCNVANPKLVVVLDPTLIGSTDVTRGLEPGGTVIVNTPHGPEEMRQRLGLDEAYHVYTLDASRISLQTIGRDIPNTPMMGALMRVTGMLSREDFLNLMKHELHKKFKAREEIVKGNLEAMDRAFQEVKGE, encoded by the coding sequence TTGCCGGAGCTCATCGAGATTCGATGGCATGCCAGGGGCGGTCAAGGTGCGAAGACCGCCGCTGTCATGCTGGCGGAGGCAGCATCGGCCGCAGGCAGGTACATCCAAGGGTTTCCCGAATACGGGCCAGAGCGAATGGGAGCACCCATACTGGCCTTTAACAGGATAAGCGAGGCACCCATCACCCTTCACTGCAATGTGGCGAACCCGAAGCTCGTTGTTGTACTGGACCCCACGCTCATCGGGTCAACAGACGTCACGCGTGGGCTTGAACCGGGAGGCACCGTGATTGTCAACACCCCGCATGGCCCGGAGGAGATGAGACAAAGACTCGGGCTTGATGAGGCTTACCACGTTTATACGCTGGATGCCAGTCGCATATCCTTACAGACCATCGGGAGAGACATACCCAACACACCAATGATGGGGGCGCTGATGAGGGTCACCGGAATGCTGTCCCGGGAGGATTTCTTGAACCTGATGAAGCATGAGCTGCACAAGAAGTTCAAGGCGAGGGAAGAGATCGTGAAAGGCAATCTTGAAGCCATGGACCGGGCGTTCCAGGAGGTGAAGGGCGAATGA
- a CDS encoding 4Fe-4S binding protein has protein sequence MTAKRERVLPENTGWKDLPRGAVILQAGNAEAYETGAWRTYKPIWHKDKCIQCLRCWIFCPDSSIIVSDGKVTGIDYQHCKGCGICEMECPEKVHAIDMLSESESAMGEGA, from the coding sequence ATGACCGCGAAGCGGGAGCGGGTGTTGCCTGAGAACACTGGGTGGAAGGACTTGCCCAGGGGGGCCGTTATACTGCAGGCTGGCAATGCTGAGGCCTATGAGACAGGCGCATGGAGGACATACAAGCCCATCTGGCACAAAGACAAGTGCATCCAGTGCCTGAGGTGCTGGATATTCTGCCCGGATTCCTCCATCATCGTGTCCGATGGGAAGGTAACAGGCATCGACTACCAGCACTGCAAGGGGTGCGGCATATGTGAGATGGAATGCCCCGAGAAGGTGCACGCCATAGACATGCTCAGTGAGAGTGAGTCTGCCATGGGAGAGGGGGCCTAA